A genomic window from Corynebacterium fournieri includes:
- the ptsP gene encoding phosphoenolpyruvate--protein phosphotransferase, whose translation MSNRTVLHGIGVSAGTASGPVAVVTPAVGIDEHEPASVDPEADGERIRSVLNDVAASLSARAEHANSDSAKAVLEATAALATDKGLIRGVDKELKKGTGATKAIHDAVEVYANKLRKLGGYMAERVTDLYDIRDRATARLRGLPEPGVPDLTEPSILIAHDLAPAETATLDKQLVRGIVTEAGGATSHTAILAAQLGIPCAVQVKGIADAIVDAPSVALDGGVGEVIVTPNESDVEELEERSRRRAAALAGSSGEGATRDGHKVKLLANTGTADDAQSAAGYDLEGSGLFRSEFLFLDRDSAPSVAEQTETYTSVLRAFGSRRVVVRTLDAGADKPLSFANLGEEENPALGRRGLRLSQAREDLLDDQLAALAAAAGNVPESELWVMAPMVATVEEAKWFAERARAAGLSKVGVMVETPAAAIRSAHVLEEVDFASIGTNDLSQYTMAADRMQGELAELLSPWQPAVLAMIRETCRGGEATGKPIGVCGEAGGDPLMALVLVGLGVKSLSMAPGKVNAVRAALRLHDFDTCRQMANFAVDARTAAGAREAVLAIADPVLKDLL comes from the coding sequence ATGTCTAACCGCACCGTCCTGCACGGCATCGGCGTATCGGCCGGTACCGCATCCGGCCCCGTCGCTGTGGTCACGCCCGCAGTGGGTATCGACGAGCACGAGCCGGCCTCCGTCGACCCGGAGGCCGACGGCGAGCGGATTCGCTCTGTGCTTAACGACGTTGCAGCTTCGCTTTCCGCACGCGCCGAGCACGCCAACTCGGACTCGGCGAAAGCCGTGCTGGAAGCGACGGCCGCTTTGGCCACCGACAAGGGCCTGATCCGCGGCGTGGACAAGGAGCTGAAGAAGGGCACCGGCGCCACCAAGGCGATCCACGACGCGGTGGAGGTTTACGCCAACAAGCTGCGCAAGCTGGGCGGCTATATGGCCGAGCGCGTGACCGACCTCTACGACATCCGCGACCGCGCCACCGCGCGTCTGCGCGGCCTGCCGGAGCCGGGTGTGCCGGACTTGACCGAGCCGTCGATCCTGATCGCGCACGATTTGGCCCCGGCGGAGACCGCGACGCTGGACAAGCAGCTCGTGCGCGGCATCGTCACCGAGGCCGGCGGCGCGACCTCGCACACCGCGATCCTGGCCGCGCAGCTGGGTATCCCGTGCGCCGTGCAGGTCAAGGGCATCGCGGATGCGATTGTCGACGCACCTTCGGTCGCCCTCGACGGCGGCGTCGGCGAGGTCATCGTTACGCCGAACGAGTCGGACGTGGAGGAGCTCGAGGAGCGCTCGCGCCGCCGCGCGGCAGCGCTGGCCGGTTCCTCCGGCGAGGGTGCGACCCGCGACGGCCACAAGGTGAAGCTACTGGCCAACACGGGTACCGCCGACGATGCGCAAAGTGCCGCCGGCTACGACTTGGAAGGCTCCGGCCTGTTCCGCTCCGAGTTCCTCTTCTTGGACCGCGACTCCGCGCCGAGCGTGGCAGAGCAGACCGAGACCTACACGTCGGTGCTGCGCGCCTTCGGCAGCCGTCGCGTGGTGGTGCGCACCCTGGATGCGGGTGCTGACAAACCGTTGTCCTTCGCCAACCTCGGCGAGGAGGAAAACCCCGCCCTGGGCCGCCGCGGCCTGCGTCTGTCCCAGGCGCGGGAGGACCTGCTGGACGATCAGTTGGCCGCCCTCGCCGCGGCGGCAGGCAACGTGCCGGAGTCCGAGCTGTGGGTGATGGCCCCCATGGTCGCCACCGTGGAAGAGGCGAAGTGGTTCGCCGAGCGCGCCCGCGCAGCCGGACTGAGCAAGGTCGGCGTGATGGTGGAGACCCCGGCGGCGGCCATCCGCTCCGCGCACGTGCTCGAAGAAGTGGACTTCGCTTCCATCGGCACTAACGACCTGTCCCAGTACACGATGGCCGCAGACCGCATGCAGGGTGAACTGGCCGAGCTGCTCTCCCCGTGGCAGCCGGCGGTGCTGGCCATGATCCGCGAAACCTGCCGGGGCGGCGAAGCCACCGGCAAGCCCATCGGCGTATGCGGCGAGGCCGGCGGTGACCCGCTCATGGCGCTCGTGCTCGTGGGGCTGGGCGTGAAGTCGCTGTCCATGGCGCCGGGCAAGGTCAACGCGGTGCGCGCCGCGCTGCGCCTGCACGACTTCGACACCTGCCGCCAGATGGCCAACTTCGCTGTCGACGCGCGCACCGCCGCGGGCGCCCGCGAGGCCGTGCTGGCAATCGCCGATCCGGTGCTGAAGGACCTGCTCTGA
- a CDS encoding ATP-dependent Clp protease ATP-binding subunit yields the protein MFERFTDRARRVIVLAQEEARELNHNYMGTEHILLGLIKEGEGVAAKALESMGINLDDVRREVIDIIGHGTQPVTGHIPFTPRAKKVLELSLREGLQMGHKYIGTEFLLLGLIREGDGVAAQVLIKLGADLPRVRQQVIQLLSGYEGGEGQNPESPQQGQPGFAGAGAGPRSGGGPQGGERSNSLVLDQFGRNLTAAAKEGKLDPVVGRDQEIERVMQVLSRRTKNNPVLIGEPGVGKTAVVEGLALDIANGKVPETLKDKQVYSLDLGSLVAGSRYRGDFEERLKKVLKEINQRGDIILFIDEIHTLVGAGAAEGAIDAASLLKPKLARGELQTIGATTLDEYRKHIEKDAALERRFQPVQVDEPSVEDTVQILKGLRDRYEAHHRVSYTDDALKAAATLSDRYINDRFLPDKAVDLLDEAGARMRIKRMTAPEDLREVDDRIAEVRKEKEAAIDAQDFEKAAGLRDTERKLGEERSAKEQKWRSDDLEDIAEVGEDQIADVLAHWTGIPVFKLTESESSRLLNMEDELHKRIIGQDEAVKAVSRSIRRTRAGLKDPNRPSGSFIFAGPSGVGKTELSKALAEFLFGDDDSLIQVDMGEFHDRFTASRLFGAPPGYVGYEEGGQLTEKVRRKPFSVVLFDEIEKAHKEIYNTLLQVLEEGHVTDGQGRNVDFKNTVLIFTSNLGTSDISKPVGLGFTGDSAVDADAQYERMKGKVNDELKKHFRPEFLNRIDDIVVFKQLSQDEIVQMVDLLIGRVDKNLAAQDMGIELTENAKNLLAVRGFDPVLGARPLRRTIQREIEDVLSEKILFGEIGAGEIITVDVEGWDGDAESARKDRGKAAPDATFTFTPRPRPLPAEAFDVEPEEEVRDIEPERTQPESEASEFPDERDNADDQKGSDGKDGKEGDEGNGPEPV from the coding sequence ATGTTCGAGCGGTTTACCGACCGGGCCCGTCGCGTCATCGTCCTTGCACAGGAGGAGGCGCGCGAGCTCAACCACAATTACATGGGCACCGAGCACATCCTGCTCGGCCTGATCAAGGAGGGCGAGGGCGTCGCAGCGAAGGCGCTCGAGTCCATGGGCATCAACCTCGACGACGTGCGCCGCGAGGTCATCGACATTATCGGCCACGGCACCCAGCCGGTGACCGGGCACATCCCGTTCACCCCGCGCGCGAAGAAGGTGCTGGAGCTATCCCTGCGCGAGGGACTGCAGATGGGCCACAAGTACATCGGCACCGAATTTCTGCTGCTGGGCCTCATCCGTGAGGGCGACGGCGTGGCAGCCCAGGTGCTGATCAAGCTGGGTGCGGACCTGCCGCGCGTGCGCCAGCAGGTGATCCAGCTTTTGTCCGGCTACGAGGGTGGCGAAGGCCAGAACCCGGAGTCCCCGCAGCAGGGCCAGCCGGGCTTCGCCGGCGCTGGCGCAGGCCCGCGCAGCGGCGGCGGCCCGCAGGGCGGCGAGCGCTCCAACTCCCTTGTGCTGGACCAGTTCGGCCGCAACCTCACCGCGGCCGCGAAGGAAGGCAAGCTCGACCCGGTTGTCGGCCGCGACCAGGAGATCGAGCGCGTCATGCAGGTGCTGTCGCGCCGCACCAAGAACAACCCGGTGCTCATCGGTGAGCCCGGCGTGGGCAAGACCGCCGTGGTGGAGGGCCTCGCCCTGGACATCGCCAACGGCAAGGTCCCCGAGACCCTGAAGGACAAGCAGGTCTACTCGCTCGACCTGGGTTCGCTGGTGGCCGGCTCGCGCTACCGCGGCGACTTCGAGGAGCGCCTGAAGAAGGTGCTCAAGGAGATTAACCAGCGCGGCGACATCATCCTGTTCATCGACGAGATTCACACTCTCGTCGGCGCAGGTGCCGCAGAGGGCGCAATTGACGCCGCTTCGTTGCTGAAGCCGAAGCTGGCCCGCGGCGAGCTCCAGACCATTGGCGCGACCACGCTGGACGAGTACCGCAAGCACATTGAGAAGGACGCCGCTCTGGAGCGCCGTTTCCAGCCGGTGCAGGTGGACGAGCCGTCTGTGGAGGACACCGTCCAGATTCTCAAGGGTCTGCGCGACCGTTACGAGGCGCACCACCGCGTGTCCTACACCGACGACGCGCTTAAGGCGGCAGCCACCTTGTCGGACCGCTACATCAACGACCGCTTCCTGCCGGATAAGGCCGTCGACCTGCTCGATGAGGCCGGCGCCCGCATGCGCATCAAGCGCATGACCGCCCCGGAGGACCTGCGCGAGGTGGACGACCGTATCGCTGAGGTGCGCAAGGAAAAGGAAGCGGCGATCGACGCCCAGGACTTTGAAAAGGCCGCCGGCCTGCGCGACACCGAGCGCAAGCTGGGGGAGGAGCGCTCGGCCAAGGAGCAGAAGTGGCGCTCCGACGACCTGGAGGACATCGCCGAGGTCGGCGAGGACCAGATCGCGGACGTGCTAGCCCACTGGACCGGCATCCCGGTGTTCAAGCTCACCGAGTCCGAGTCGTCTCGCCTGCTCAACATGGAAGACGAGCTGCACAAGCGCATCATCGGCCAGGACGAGGCAGTCAAGGCGGTCTCCCGCTCCATCCGCCGCACCCGTGCCGGCCTGAAGGATCCGAACCGCCCGTCCGGCTCCTTCATCTTCGCCGGCCCGTCCGGTGTGGGTAAAACTGAGCTGTCGAAGGCGCTGGCGGAGTTCCTCTTCGGCGACGACGACTCGCTGATCCAGGTGGACATGGGCGAGTTCCACGACCGCTTCACCGCCTCGCGCCTGTTCGGTGCCCCTCCGGGATACGTCGGCTACGAGGAGGGCGGCCAGCTCACCGAGAAGGTGCGCCGCAAGCCGTTTAGCGTCGTGCTCTTCGACGAGATTGAGAAGGCGCACAAGGAGATCTACAACACCCTGCTCCAGGTGCTGGAGGAAGGCCACGTCACCGACGGCCAGGGCCGCAACGTGGACTTCAAGAACACGGTGCTGATCTTCACCTCAAACCTGGGCACCTCCGACATCTCCAAGCCGGTGGGCCTGGGCTTCACCGGCGACAGCGCAGTGGATGCGGATGCGCAGTACGAGCGCATGAAGGGCAAGGTCAACGACGAGCTGAAGAAGCACTTCCGCCCGGAGTTCTTGAACCGCATTGACGACATCGTGGTGTTCAAGCAGCTCAGCCAGGACGAGATTGTCCAGATGGTCGACCTGCTGATCGGCCGCGTGGACAAGAACCTGGCCGCGCAGGACATGGGCATCGAGCTGACCGAGAACGCGAAGAACCTGCTTGCGGTCCGCGGCTTCGACCCGGTGCTGGGCGCGCGCCCGCTGCGTCGCACCATCCAGCGCGAGATCGAGGATGTCCTGTCCGAGAAGATCCTGTTCGGCGAGATCGGTGCTGGCGAGATCATCACCGTGGACGTCGAGGGCTGGGACGGCGACGCCGAGTCCGCCCGCAAGGACCGCGGCAAGGCCGCGCCGGACGCGACGTTCACCTTCACCCCGCGCCCGCGCCCGCTGCCGGCAGAAGCGTTCGACGTGGAGCCGGAGGAAGAGGTCCGCGACATCGAGCCGGAGCGCACCCAGCCGGAGTCGGAGGCGTCAGAGTTCCCGGATGAGCGCGACAACGCCGACGATCAGAAGGGCAGCGATGGCAAGGACGGCAAGGAAGGCGACGAGGGTAACGGCCCCGAGCCGGTGTAA